In a single window of the Streptomyces sp. 846.5 genome:
- a CDS encoding SigE family RNA polymerase sigma factor has protein sequence MLPDDASAEFHDFFERYYAELARFAHLLTGETDAAEDLAADALIALWQHWDRLRAAEHPRAYARGVVANMARERIRSTVRERRRITLFWSRVPDRTEGPDVAAVLDVRMALTRLPFRRRACVVLRHAFDVSEKDTAMALGISVGTVKSQTSKGLAELERMLGVRSAEVLVAGRRIP, from the coding sequence ATGCTCCCCGACGACGCGTCCGCAGAGTTCCACGACTTCTTCGAACGCTACTACGCCGAACTGGCGCGCTTCGCCCACCTCCTGACCGGGGAGACGGACGCGGCCGAGGACCTGGCCGCCGACGCCCTGATCGCGCTCTGGCAACACTGGGACCGGCTCCGCGCGGCCGAGCACCCGCGCGCCTACGCGCGCGGCGTGGTGGCCAACATGGCACGCGAGCGAATCCGGAGCACAGTCCGCGAGCGCCGCCGGATCACGCTGTTCTGGTCCCGCGTCCCGGACAGGACGGAGGGACCCGACGTGGCCGCAGTGCTGGACGTGCGCATGGCACTGACCCGACTGCCGTTCCGCAGACGGGCGTGCGTGGTGCTCCGCCATGCCTTCGACGTGTCGGAGAAGGACACCGCGATGGCCCTGGGCATATCGGTCGGTACGGTGAAGAGTCAGACTTCGAAGGGGCTGGCCGAGCTGGAACGCATGCTCGGCGTACGATCCGCCGAGGTACTGGTGGCAGGCAGGAGGATTCCGTGA
- a CDS encoding DUF1349 domain-containing protein, translated as MRPLTGSKGSHHAASYDDRFTSCDDVIRMMKFLHSGFRGVSASRAVGDRAPARAPRPRRPRLAAWRMHQRRSPVGQGPKPRPTGSESTPNEGVSVLPVQIVPSLRRRLRTLAAVAASTLVVGLLGVVSANAAHATTMTTLYASPSGNGTTCSSAQPCSITQAQASVRAVNANMTGDIVVQLAGGSYRLSAPMSFTAADSGNNGHTVVWQAAPNANPIISGAQKVTGWSQFDATKNIWRANVGTGFDTRQLYVDGQLATRARTQITRSGLTVTPTGFTFTNSALSYLNTLANQNRVEVETLDSWTDRYMPVQSISNNTFTMQQPAWDNNTWGWDTVQHPFVNGPLYLENAYEFLDAGGEWYLNTGTGYLYYKPLAGQDLSSADVELPRLQSLIGVGGTYAAPAHNLSFVGVQFSHTSWLAPSSNEGFADQQTGGYVKGNWNRPSDAFTSCASGCQLFEATRPNWLQMPAAVQVSAANHVTFSADRFTDIGQYGLGIGEDANANTSGVGLGASDIAVTGSLFTQIAAGGILAGGYQADAHHPSDVRMTNQNITINDNLIHDVGIDYRDSDAILATYTTNALISHNEAYNLPYSGISIGFGWGVNDPGGSQDYLNRGLYNYQPIYNTPTTATGNSVVANYVHNFMRAMNDGGCVYTLSAIPSSVINQNYCATGGFYGMYFDEGSRYLSGTNNVFDGVGGYATANENGANNTGNFTLTGNWSTTDGYVANGDRGSVVSGNVIVTNGAWPSGAQTVMNAAGLEPAYQYLKSPVTAPYSTIAANSPNTFSQSNGQFTITGTGADVWGGAPQHDDQYGSIYQSQAFSSGTATTVKVTQLDNSNPWAKAGIMVRDDMTAAGSSAGYAVLAVTPSNGVVLEWDSNGDGYLDSEAKTVGIKAPVWLRLTRTGGQVSGYYSTDGSTFIQVGSAVLTGANANEDVGVFHTSHDNNVAGTAGFSGLSTITSPFTGYANIPAVVDQHQGQFTITGTGADVWGGGSQHDDQYAAIYQAGAASSTAVVTAHVDSQSNTNSWAKAGIMLRNSIAGAGSSAGYAVVAVTPGNGVVLEWDSNGDGYLDSQAQTVAIAAPVWLRLTRSGTSVTAYYSTNGTSWNQIGIATLSGSSGTEDVGMFSLSHDTSTAGTATFSQFSIS; from the coding sequence GTGCGCCCGTTGACGGGCAGCAAGGGGAGTCACCATGCGGCGTCGTACGATGACAGGTTCACCTCTTGCGATGACGTCATTCGTATGATGAAGTTCCTCCACTCTGGTTTCCGCGGTGTTTCGGCCAGTCGTGCAGTGGGCGATCGCGCCCCAGCGAGGGCGCCACGGCCACGGCGACCTCGGTTGGCCGCTTGGCGGATGCACCAGAGACGGTCACCGGTTGGCCAGGGACCCAAGCCCCGACCAACCGGCTCGGAAAGCACACCCAACGAAGGAGTCTCCGTGCTTCCAGTCCAAATTGTTCCATCACTCCGCCGTAGGCTGCGCACGCTCGCCGCTGTCGCCGCATCCACGCTGGTCGTGGGGCTTCTCGGAGTGGTGTCCGCCAATGCGGCACACGCGACGACCATGACAACGCTCTACGCGTCGCCCTCCGGTAACGGGACCACGTGCTCTTCCGCTCAACCGTGCTCGATCACCCAGGCGCAGGCCTCCGTTCGTGCGGTCAACGCCAACATGACCGGTGACATCGTGGTGCAGTTGGCGGGCGGCTCCTACCGCCTTTCCGCTCCGATGTCCTTCACCGCCGCCGACTCGGGCAACAACGGCCACACGGTGGTGTGGCAGGCCGCCCCCAACGCGAATCCGATCATCTCGGGGGCGCAGAAGGTAACCGGGTGGTCGCAGTTCGACGCGACGAAGAACATCTGGCGAGCCAACGTCGGAACCGGCTTCGACACCCGCCAGCTCTACGTCGATGGCCAACTCGCCACCCGGGCGCGCACCCAGATCACCCGGTCCGGCCTGACCGTCACCCCGACGGGGTTCACCTTCACCAATTCCGCGCTGAGCTACCTGAACACGCTGGCGAACCAGAACCGGGTGGAGGTCGAGACGCTCGACAGCTGGACCGACCGCTACATGCCCGTGCAGAGCATCAGCAACAACACGTTCACCATGCAGCAGCCCGCCTGGGACAACAACACCTGGGGCTGGGACACCGTGCAGCACCCATTCGTCAATGGACCGTTGTACCTGGAGAACGCCTACGAGTTCCTCGACGCCGGCGGGGAGTGGTATCTGAACACCGGCACCGGCTACCTCTACTACAAGCCGCTGGCCGGACAGGACCTCAGCAGCGCTGACGTGGAACTGCCGCGGCTGCAGTCGCTCATCGGCGTCGGCGGCACGTACGCCGCACCGGCCCACAACTTGTCCTTTGTCGGTGTGCAGTTCTCCCATACGAGCTGGCTCGCGCCGAGCAGCAACGAGGGCTTCGCCGACCAGCAGACCGGCGGCTATGTCAAGGGCAACTGGAACCGGCCGTCGGATGCGTTCACCTCGTGCGCGAGCGGCTGCCAGCTGTTCGAGGCGACTCGGCCGAATTGGCTGCAGATGCCGGCGGCGGTACAGGTATCCGCGGCGAACCATGTGACGTTCAGCGCCGACAGGTTCACCGACATCGGCCAGTACGGCCTCGGCATCGGTGAGGACGCCAATGCGAACACCTCAGGTGTCGGGCTGGGAGCCAGCGACATCGCCGTAACCGGATCGCTCTTCACCCAGATCGCAGCGGGCGGCATCCTCGCCGGCGGCTACCAGGCAGACGCCCACCACCCCAGTGACGTCCGCATGACGAACCAGAACATCACCATCAACGACAATCTGATCCACGACGTCGGTATCGACTATCGCGATTCCGACGCGATCCTCGCCACGTACACCACCAACGCCCTGATCAGCCACAACGAGGCGTACAACCTGCCCTACTCCGGCATCAGCATCGGCTTCGGATGGGGAGTCAACGACCCAGGCGGCAGCCAGGACTACCTCAACCGCGGCCTGTACAACTACCAGCCGATCTACAACACCCCGACGACAGCCACGGGGAACTCGGTCGTGGCCAACTACGTGCACAACTTCATGCGTGCGATGAACGACGGCGGCTGCGTCTACACACTGTCCGCGATCCCCTCCAGCGTGATCAACCAGAACTACTGCGCCACCGGCGGCTTCTACGGCATGTACTTCGACGAGGGATCGCGGTACCTGTCCGGCACCAACAATGTCTTCGACGGGGTCGGAGGCTACGCCACCGCGAATGAAAACGGCGCGAACAACACCGGCAATTTCACCCTGACCGGCAACTGGTCCACAACTGACGGTTACGTCGCCAATGGCGACCGCGGCAGCGTGGTCAGCGGCAATGTGATCGTCACCAACGGCGCCTGGCCCTCCGGTGCTCAAACGGTGATGAACGCGGCTGGTCTGGAACCCGCGTACCAGTACCTCAAGTCCCCGGTGACCGCTCCCTACTCCACCATCGCGGCGAACTCGCCGAACACCTTCAGCCAGTCGAACGGCCAGTTCACGATCACCGGGACCGGGGCCGACGTCTGGGGCGGTGCGCCACAGCACGACGACCAGTACGGCTCGATCTACCAGAGCCAGGCGTTCAGCAGCGGCACTGCCACGACCGTGAAGGTGACCCAGTTGGACAACTCCAACCCGTGGGCGAAAGCGGGGATCATGGTGCGTGACGACATGACGGCCGCGGGCAGTTCGGCGGGGTACGCCGTCCTCGCCGTGACGCCGAGCAACGGAGTCGTTCTCGAGTGGGATTCCAACGGCGACGGGTACCTCGACTCCGAGGCCAAAACCGTCGGCATCAAGGCACCGGTCTGGTTGCGGCTCACTCGGACGGGCGGCCAGGTCAGTGGGTACTACTCCACCGACGGGAGCACCTTCATCCAGGTCGGATCGGCGGTCTTGACCGGGGCGAACGCCAACGAGGATGTCGGCGTCTTCCACACCTCGCATGACAACAACGTCGCGGGCACGGCCGGCTTCAGCGGCCTGAGTACTATCACGTCGCCGTTCACCGGGTATGCGAACATCCCGGCCGTCGTTGACCAGCACCAGGGTCAGTTCACGATCACCGGAACCGGGGCCGACGTCTGGGGCGGTGGGTCACAGCACGACGACCAGTACGCCGCGATCTACCAGGCTGGAGCGGCCAGCTCCACGGCGGTCGTCACCGCGCACGTCGACAGCCAGAGCAACACCAACTCCTGGGCCAAGGCCGGCATCATGCTGCGTAACAGCATCGCCGGCGCGGGCAGCTCGGCGGGGTACGCCGTCGTGGCAGTGACGCCGGGCAACGGAGTCGTTCTCGAGTGGGATTCCAACGGCGACGGATACCTCGACTCCCAGGCTCAGACGGTGGCCATTGCGGCACCGGTATGGCTGCGCCTGACGAGAAGTGGCACGTCGGTGACCGCGTACTACTCAACCAACGGGACGAGCTGGAACCAGATCGGTATCGCGACCCTCAGTGGTTCCAGCGGGACGGAGGACGTTGGCATGTTCTCCCTCTCGCACGACACGAGCACTGCTGGTACCGCCACCTTCAGCCAGTTCTCCATCAGTTAG
- a CDS encoding cellulose-binding protein, whose protein sequence is MSSDDPSTAAQYQPLGRTHRRSRTRRRMLAGAAAALLAGAGAGSLALSASAAPTVGISVDAGTSLGTVPSSGVGLNTGVGDTNMGDAKATSLMKAAGVRQLRFPGGSGSDGYHWKTHTMSDGGGWVAANTDFDHFMATAKRVGAQPIVTANYGSGTPQEAADWVKYANVDKGYGVTYWEIGNEVYGNGYYGNGKGWEIDTHADKSPTAYAKNLIAYAKAMKAVDPKVKIGAVLTTPGGWPDAVKAPGDSADWNHTVLSIAGKSIDFVIVHWYPGGTTTADSLNTPAQIAGTTSAVRSLLHTYAGPHAASVEIAVTETDTAFSPALTSQAAALYAPDTYMSWLEQGASSVDWWDLHNGPGKPTTVNGETDYQDGGVLSVGGCSGGTCEPALETPFPSYWGIRSLTALAQPGDIMVKSSSANPSVAVHAVRTTNGGLNVMLINKDPQNAAHVSLSYAGYTPAPGTATTVSYTKGATALTTAAQGTAARQTLPPYSITTLQLKPASAPATAGAPSAAALPTAAMPVASTSSTAGSRAQAAADGAQGQPAQVSAGTAPAARPTGSSTAGGLAATGMGGAVVYSAVGGMLAVAAGGVLVLRGRRKGAHGR, encoded by the coding sequence GTGTCATCTGACGACCCGTCCACCGCCGCCCAGTACCAGCCCCTGGGCCGCACGCACCGCCGCAGCCGCACCCGCCGCCGCATGCTGGCAGGGGCGGCGGCGGCCCTGCTGGCCGGGGCCGGCGCGGGTTCCCTGGCGCTCAGCGCGAGTGCCGCACCGACCGTCGGCATCAGTGTGGATGCCGGTACCTCCTTGGGCACGGTGCCCAGCAGTGGTGTCGGCCTCAACACGGGCGTCGGCGACACGAACATGGGGGACGCCAAGGCGACATCGCTGATGAAGGCCGCGGGAGTGCGGCAGCTGCGCTTTCCCGGCGGCTCCGGCTCGGACGGCTACCACTGGAAGACCCATACCATGAGCGACGGCGGCGGCTGGGTCGCGGCCAACACCGACTTCGACCACTTCATGGCCACCGCGAAGAGGGTCGGCGCCCAGCCCATCGTGACCGCGAACTACGGCTCCGGCACCCCCCAGGAGGCCGCCGACTGGGTCAAGTACGCCAACGTCGACAAAGGCTACGGCGTGACGTACTGGGAGATCGGCAACGAGGTCTACGGCAACGGGTACTACGGCAACGGCAAGGGCTGGGAAATTGACACCCACGCCGACAAGAGCCCGACGGCGTACGCGAAGAACCTGATCGCCTACGCGAAGGCAATGAAGGCCGTGGACCCGAAAGTGAAGATCGGAGCGGTGCTCACCACCCCCGGCGGCTGGCCTGATGCGGTCAAGGCCCCCGGTGACAGCGCCGACTGGAACCACACAGTGCTCTCCATCGCGGGCAAGTCGATCGACTTCGTCATCGTCCACTGGTACCCGGGCGGCACCACCACCGCCGACAGCCTGAACACCCCCGCCCAGATCGCCGGCACCACCTCCGCGGTGCGCTCGCTGCTCCATACCTACGCGGGCCCGCACGCCGCCTCGGTGGAGATCGCGGTCACCGAGACCGACACCGCCTTCTCACCCGCCTTGACCAGCCAGGCCGCAGCCCTGTACGCGCCGGACACCTACATGAGCTGGCTCGAGCAGGGGGCCAGCAGCGTCGACTGGTGGGACCTGCACAACGGCCCCGGCAAGCCAACCACCGTCAACGGCGAGACCGACTACCAGGACGGCGGCGTGCTCTCCGTCGGAGGATGCTCCGGCGGGACGTGCGAACCAGCCCTTGAGACCCCCTTCCCGAGCTACTGGGGCATCCGCTCGCTGACCGCACTGGCGCAGCCCGGCGACATCATGGTCAAGTCGTCCTCAGCGAACCCGTCGGTGGCCGTGCACGCGGTGCGCACCACCAACGGCGGCCTGAACGTGATGCTGATCAACAAGGACCCGCAGAACGCGGCGCACGTGTCGCTCTCCTACGCCGGATACACCCCGGCCCCGGGCACCGCCACCACCGTCTCCTACACCAAGGGCGCCACCGCCCTGACAACGGCGGCGCAGGGCACGGCAGCCCGCCAGACGCTGCCGCCCTACTCGATCACCACCCTTCAGCTCAAGCCCGCCTCGGCGCCCGCCACCGCCGGCGCCCCGTCAGCCGCCGCTCTGCCGACTGCGGCCATGCCGGTCGCCTCCACCTCCAGCACCGCCGGCAGCCGCGCACAGGCCGCGGCCGACGGAGCCCAAGGCCAGCCCGCCCAGGTCAGCGCGGGCACCGCGCCAGCTGCCCGGCCGACCGGGAGCAGTACGGCTGGCGGTCTGGCCGCCACCGGCATGGGCGGCGCGGTCGTCTACAGCGCCGTCGGAGGCATGCTGGCCGTCGCCGCCGGCGGCGTGCTGGTGCTCCGCGGACGCCGCAAGGGCGCCCACGGGAGGTGA
- a CDS encoding FadR/GntR family transcriptional regulator — protein MAQTETNPPLLGASPTLGSLGPVPQRLAGRLGDTVVASLVDRIVGGAHPPESALPTEPELCEEFGVSRTVVRESVKVLEEKGLVRAAPGRGTRVCEPQSWNLLDPVVLEAQVRHDQTLTILDQLVTVRIALEAEMAAGAARQITDLEIARLDEQVTALRAALDDPVRYADEDAAFHETIMRASGNLLGQAIIRSIHGKARVSRLYNGQPTSHDRIVSLGEHLAIFELIRHRDASGAAHAMREHIARSWASRRPNPQP, from the coding sequence GTGGCCCAAACCGAGACCAATCCTCCACTACTGGGAGCCTCGCCCACGCTCGGGTCGCTCGGGCCCGTCCCCCAACGGCTGGCCGGCCGACTCGGCGACACCGTGGTGGCCTCCCTTGTCGACCGGATCGTGGGCGGCGCCCACCCACCGGAATCCGCGCTCCCCACCGAGCCGGAGCTGTGCGAGGAGTTCGGCGTCAGTCGGACCGTCGTGCGCGAGTCGGTGAAGGTACTTGAAGAAAAAGGGCTGGTCCGGGCGGCGCCCGGACGCGGCACCCGCGTGTGCGAGCCGCAATCCTGGAATCTTCTCGACCCCGTCGTCCTCGAGGCCCAGGTCCGCCACGACCAGACGCTGACGATCCTTGACCAACTAGTCACGGTCCGCATCGCTCTGGAAGCCGAGATGGCCGCCGGCGCGGCCCGTCAAATCACCGACCTCGAAATTGCCAGACTCGACGAGCAAGTCACCGCGCTACGGGCGGCGCTGGACGACCCGGTGCGCTACGCCGATGAAGACGCCGCCTTCCACGAGACAATCATGAGAGCTTCCGGGAACCTCCTGGGTCAAGCGATCATCCGCAGCATCCACGGCAAGGCTCGAGTCTCCCGCCTCTACAACGGTCAACCGACCAGCCATGATCGGATCGTGTCACTGGGCGAGCATCTGGCGATCTTCGAACTGATCCGGCATCGTGACGCCTCGGGAGCCGCCCACGCGATGCGCGAGCACATCGCCCGGTCGTGGGCGAGCCGCCGACCGAACCCGCAGCCCTGA
- the tnpA gene encoding IS200/IS605 family transposase — protein MSPRWNPDPDVRTGRHVVYNLHVHLVFVTKYRRKAFTDAMLTRCEGIMREVCADFEAELKQFNGEQDHVHLLVHYPPKVQLSKLVNSLKGVSSRRLRQEYDSHVRRYLWGGHFWSGSYFAGSCGGAPLTVVRQYIENQQRPTS, from the coding sequence ATGTCACCACGATGGAACCCAGATCCCGATGTACGCACCGGACGCCATGTCGTCTACAACCTGCACGTCCACTTGGTTTTCGTCACCAAGTACCGGCGGAAAGCGTTCACCGACGCCATGCTGACGCGCTGCGAGGGGATCATGCGTGAGGTCTGCGCAGACTTCGAAGCCGAGTTGAAGCAGTTCAACGGCGAGCAGGATCACGTACACCTACTGGTCCACTACCCGCCGAAGGTCCAGCTGTCCAAGCTGGTCAACAGCTTGAAGGGCGTCAGCTCACGCCGCCTTCGCCAGGAGTACGACAGCCACGTCCGCCGGTACCTGTGGGGCGGACACTTCTGGTCCGGTTCCTACTTCGCTGGTTCCTGCGGCGGCGCACCGCTCACCGTCGTCCGCCAGTACATCGAGAACCAGCAGCGCCCCACGTCGTGA
- a CDS encoding transposase yields MLPEKTIPPSLAALLLVCRSCFTAPTFRTFCVLLTGMIAQTRRRTVCGMLLGAGLERVWHHTRAHRLFSTARWSVDEVGLALARLIVERLLPTSAPLVVAVDDTLFKRSGRKVFGAAWQHDGAAQGPRPAGFGNCWVVAGIIVTLPFLTRPVCLPILARLWRPRRTGKIALAREMTELLATHFPDRTLHTVGDAAYVGEHLRGLNPQITWTSRLKTTSVLHELPPPRTGKKGRPRTRGPRLGTPANISQLLDWHRARVLRYGHTDTVFLADRICLWYGSFHSQPVRVVLVWDEHCGPTTGPNRGYGLALVTTDLTSTPQQIVKRYAARWSTETAFHDARQTLGVGEARNRTQTAVERTVPFGLLAYTVTIAWYALAGHQPTDTDEDRDRARWYTSKTQPSFEDMTAKLRRVLIAHRFRNPRPHQAEPEEIQAVLTAWAIAGT; encoded by the coding sequence ATGCTTCCTGAGAAAACGATACCGCCGTCGTTGGCCGCTCTTCTGCTGGTTTGCCGGTCTTGTTTCACCGCGCCGACGTTCCGCACGTTCTGTGTGTTGCTGACCGGGATGATCGCGCAGACGCGCCGCCGCACCGTGTGCGGGATGCTGCTGGGCGCCGGGCTGGAACGGGTCTGGCACCATACCCGGGCCCACCGCCTGTTCTCCACAGCACGCTGGTCCGTCGACGAGGTCGGACTGGCCCTGGCCCGCCTGATCGTCGAGCGCCTCCTACCGACGAGTGCGCCGCTGGTGGTGGCCGTGGACGACACCCTGTTCAAGCGCTCCGGCCGCAAGGTCTTCGGTGCCGCCTGGCAGCACGACGGCGCCGCCCAAGGCCCCCGTCCGGCAGGGTTCGGCAACTGCTGGGTCGTGGCCGGGATCATCGTCACGCTGCCGTTCCTGACCAGACCGGTGTGCCTACCGATCCTGGCCCGACTATGGCGCCCACGCCGCACCGGCAAGATCGCCCTGGCACGCGAGATGACCGAACTGCTCGCCACCCACTTCCCCGACCGCACCCTCCACACGGTCGGCGACGCCGCCTACGTCGGCGAACACCTGCGCGGCCTGAACCCGCAGATCACCTGGACCAGCCGCCTGAAGACCACCTCCGTGCTGCACGAACTCCCACCCCCGCGCACCGGAAAGAAGGGACGTCCACGCACCCGCGGCCCACGCCTGGGCACCCCCGCCAATATCTCCCAACTCCTGGACTGGCACCGGGCCAGGGTCCTGCGATACGGCCACACCGACACCGTATTCCTGGCCGACCGGATCTGCCTGTGGTACGGCTCCTTCCACAGCCAACCCGTGCGCGTCGTACTGGTCTGGGACGAGCACTGCGGGCCGACCACCGGCCCCAACCGCGGCTACGGCCTGGCCCTGGTCACCACCGACCTGACCAGCACACCCCAGCAGATCGTGAAACGCTACGCGGCCCGCTGGTCCACCGAGACCGCATTCCACGACGCACGCCAGACCCTCGGCGTCGGCGAGGCACGCAACCGCACCCAGACCGCCGTGGAACGCACCGTCCCCTTCGGCCTGCTGGCCTACACCGTGACGATCGCCTGGTACGCACTGGCCGGCCACCAACCCACCGACACCGACGAAGACCGCGACCGGGCCCGCTGGTACACCAGCAAGACCCAGCCCTCCTTCGAGGACATGACCGCCAAACTCCGCCGCGTCCTCATCGCCCACAGATTTCGCAACCCACGCCCCCACCAGGCAGAACCCGAAGAAATCCAGGCCGTCCTCACCGCCTGGGCAATCGCCGGAACATGA
- a CDS encoding LUD domain-containing protein, producing MTDRDTVLGRVRAALTDVPADENPEHVPVPRDHSSHAGTDLIALFVERVTDYRAHVVEATAATAAEAVAGLLTAHGLRTLVVPPEFPEELLPQGPWQQLTEPLSVAELEAAEGVLTTCAVAIAVTGTLVLDAGPGQGRRALTLLPDYHLCIVRADQIVDDVPDAIALLDPGRPLTFVSGPSATSDIELDRVEGVHGPRTLDVLVIRRTVAKG from the coding sequence ATGACGGACCGTGACACCGTCCTGGGCCGTGTCCGTGCCGCTCTCACCGATGTGCCCGCCGACGAGAATCCGGAACACGTGCCGGTCCCGCGCGACCACAGCAGTCACGCGGGCACCGACCTCATCGCGCTGTTCGTGGAGCGGGTCACCGACTACCGGGCGCATGTCGTGGAGGCGACGGCCGCCACGGCCGCCGAAGCCGTCGCCGGGCTGCTCACCGCCCACGGGCTGCGCACGCTCGTGGTGCCGCCGGAGTTCCCCGAGGAGCTGCTCCCGCAGGGGCCCTGGCAGCAACTGACCGAGCCGCTGAGCGTGGCGGAGCTGGAGGCGGCCGAGGGGGTGCTCACCACCTGCGCGGTGGCGATCGCGGTCACCGGCACGCTGGTCCTGGACGCCGGTCCCGGCCAGGGCCGACGCGCGCTGACCCTGCTGCCTGACTACCACCTGTGCATCGTCCGCGCCGACCAGATCGTCGATGACGTCCCGGACGCCATCGCTCTGCTGGACCCGGGCAGGCCGCTGACCTTCGTCTCCGGCCCCTCCGCCACCAGTGACATCGAACTCGACCGGGTCGAAGGCGTCCACGGCCCCCGCACCCTCGATGTGCTCGTCATCCGCCGGACCGTCGCGAAGGGCTGA
- a CDS encoding MFS transporter: MKIDGSSTTSSARAHPARTLLPDLATGLSEVRRSPFLRFTLINSAVVNFASGEIVLTLIRPTPQAGHPATTTVRIIACSGGGNLLGALFAPWGGRRFAPRLLVLGVLRSTAALVPLQAARGSIALTVRLIAGCSVLAPAANFAISATTLHTVPSHLQGRVQTACAILPGLITPFGPLIAGLLLAHLAEPEVLSSVPS, translated from the coding sequence GTGAAGATCGACGGATCGTCAACCACGAGCAGCGCCCGCGCCCACCCGGCTCGCACGCTGCTGCCCGATCTCGCCACCGGCCTGTCCGAGGTGCGGCGCAGCCCGTTTCTGCGTTTCACCCTGATCAACTCCGCGGTCGTCAACTTCGCCTCCGGCGAGATCGTCCTGACGCTCATCAGGCCAACTCCGCAGGCGGGACATCCGGCTACCACAACGGTCCGAATCATCGCCTGTTCCGGGGGCGGCAACCTGCTCGGCGCCCTGTTCGCCCCCTGGGGCGGCCGCCGCTTCGCACCCCGCCTCCTGGTCCTCGGCGTCCTGCGGAGTACGGCGGCGCTGGTGCCGTTGCAGGCGGCCCGAGGAAGCATCGCGCTCACCGTGCGGCTCATCGCCGGGTGCAGCGTGCTGGCCCCCGCCGCCAATTTCGCCATCTCGGCGACCACCCTGCACACCGTTCCGAGCCACTTGCAGGGGCGTGTCCAGACGGCATGCGCGATCCTTCCCGGCCTGATCACTCCGTTCGGCCCCCTCATCGCGGGTCTGCTCCTGGCCCACCTGGCCGAGCCCGAGGTCTTGTCTTCGGTGCCGTCCTGA